One Mucilaginibacter ginkgonis genomic region harbors:
- a CDS encoding site-specific integrase, whose translation MIRTVCINFTLKKTKILKDGTAPIYLRLTVASERVEFTTRRYIRPERWNNAQQKMSGTTDEARVFNHYLKTLEQQVFEEHRQMLDNKQLITADALRNRLLGIEQQVKEKMLVPIFQDHNKRIKSLLDKEYAKGTLARYETSLKHTVEFMQWQYGKSDIAIKAIDHEFITSYDFYLRSERSCGNNTVVKYIKNFKKIIRICMANGWLDKDPFINYKAKVKEVIRDYLTKEEIQAIADKELVTDRVNQVRDIFLFSCFTGLAYADVKKLKRTEISKGIDGQWWIFTSRQKTDTASRIPLLPTALKILEKYENNPECLHKDRVLPVLSNQKMNSYLKEIASAAGITKELTFHMARHTFATAVTLGNGVSIESVSKMLGHRNIRTTQHYAKILDAKVSEDMAILKEKFLSIENKSLMYN comes from the coding sequence ATGATCAGAACAGTTTGTATCAATTTTACGTTGAAGAAAACCAAAATCCTTAAAGACGGCACTGCTCCTATATATCTAAGATTGACAGTGGCCTCAGAAAGAGTTGAATTTACCACACGCCGATACATCAGGCCGGAACGCTGGAATAACGCCCAACAGAAGATGTCAGGCACTACAGATGAGGCCAGAGTGTTCAACCATTATTTGAAAACCTTAGAGCAGCAGGTTTTTGAAGAACACCGTCAGATGTTGGATAATAAGCAATTAATTACTGCCGATGCTTTAAGAAACAGGTTGCTTGGAATAGAACAGCAGGTAAAAGAAAAAATGCTTGTCCCCATTTTCCAGGATCATAACAAACGTATCAAGTCTTTACTCGACAAAGAATATGCTAAAGGAACATTAGCACGTTATGAGACCAGCCTAAAGCATACTGTTGAGTTCATGCAATGGCAATACGGGAAATCCGATATAGCCATCAAAGCTATAGATCATGAGTTTATAACAAGCTACGATTTCTATTTAAGGTCTGAAAGAAGTTGTGGCAACAATACAGTTGTCAAATACATAAAGAACTTTAAGAAAATCATCCGCATCTGCATGGCTAACGGCTGGCTGGATAAGGATCCCTTCATCAACTACAAAGCAAAAGTAAAGGAAGTAATCAGGGATTATCTTACTAAAGAAGAAATACAAGCCATAGCAGATAAAGAACTGGTGACGGATCGCGTTAACCAGGTTAGAGATATATTCCTATTCAGTTGCTTTACAGGTCTTGCCTATGCTGATGTTAAAAAATTAAAAAGAACAGAGATATCAAAAGGTATTGATGGCCAGTGGTGGATTTTCACGTCTCGGCAAAAAACGGACACTGCATCAAGAATTCCATTGCTTCCAACAGCCTTAAAGATTTTAGAAAAGTACGAGAACAATCCAGAATGCCTGCATAAAGACCGTGTCCTTCCGGTACTTTCAAATCAAAAAATGAATAGTTATTTAAAAGAAATCGCAAGTGCGGCGGGCATTACCAAGGAATTAACCTTTCACATGGCCAGGCACACTTTCGCGACGGCTGTGACACTTGGCAATGGCGTTTCTATTGAAAGTGTGTCTAAGATGCTCGGTCATCGAAATATTCGCACCACGCAGCATTATGCAAAAATTCTTGACGCTAAAGTGAGTGAGGATATGGCTATTCTAAAGGAAAAATTCTTGTCAATAGAAAATAAGTCATTAATGTATAATTAA
- the mltG gene encoding endolytic transglycosylase MltG gives MAEGQSSGGTFKKFIIALVVIVIIALAGTGIFYYLRYFGPNVSGKQEYLYIHTGADFKEVFDSVKTHQMVNDTTTFLWAAHNMKYVNRVKPGRYKLKEGMSNRALINMLASGTQSPVDISFHNLRLKTQFAGFMGKKIEPDSLSLIRLLDSASYIKQYGFSTEDVYTMFLPNTYQVYWNITPEKFFKKMYGAYEKFWTPQRKQKAVALNLTPIEVSILASIVDAEALHDDEMPKIAGLYLNRLNKGMKLQADPTVIYAMNDFTIKRVLNRYLSNPSPYNTYVHTGLPPGPVMMPSINAINAVLNRDNNAYLYMCAKEDFSGYHNFATNEADHKANARRFQQALDQRNIKR, from the coding sequence ATGGCTGAAGGACAATCATCTGGCGGCACTTTTAAAAAATTCATCATCGCGCTGGTGGTGATCGTAATAATTGCATTAGCCGGTACCGGAATTTTTTACTACCTGAGGTACTTTGGTCCTAATGTGAGTGGCAAACAGGAATACTTGTATATACACACCGGCGCCGATTTTAAGGAAGTGTTCGATTCCGTCAAAACCCACCAAATGGTGAACGACACTACTACTTTTTTATGGGCGGCGCATAACATGAAATATGTGAACAGGGTAAAACCGGGCCGCTACAAGTTGAAGGAAGGTATGAGTAACCGTGCGCTGATTAATATGCTGGCATCGGGCACACAATCGCCGGTTGATATTTCATTCCATAACCTAAGGTTAAAAACACAGTTTGCAGGCTTTATGGGTAAAAAGATTGAACCCGATTCATTGTCCCTGATCCGCCTGCTCGATTCCGCGTCTTACATAAAACAATACGGTTTTAGCACTGAGGATGTGTATACCATGTTTTTGCCGAACACTTACCAGGTTTACTGGAATATCACGCCCGAGAAGTTCTTTAAAAAGATGTATGGTGCTTACGAGAAGTTCTGGACACCTCAGCGTAAGCAAAAAGCCGTCGCCCTTAATCTCACCCCTATTGAAGTTTCGATCTTAGCATCCATTGTGGACGCCGAAGCCCTACATGACGACGAAATGCCTAAAATTGCAGGCCTTTACCTAAACCGACTGAACAAGGGTATGAAGCTTCAGGCCGATCCCACAGTGATCTACGCTATGAATGATTTCACCATTAAAAGGGTGCTCAACAGATATTTGTCTAACCCGTCGCCGTACAATACTTATGTTCATACGGGACTGCCCCCCGGCCCGGTGATGATGCCGTCTATCAATGCCATTAACGCGGTGTTAAACCGTGATAACAACGCTTATCTGTATATGTGCGCTAAAGAGGATTTTTCCGGCTATCATAACTTCGCCACCAACGAGGCAGACCATAAGGCCAATGCACGGCGTTTTCAGCAAGCATTAGACCAGCGGAATATAAAACGGTAA
- a CDS encoding acyl-CoA thioesterase: protein MFTHTTKIRVRYGETDQMGYMYYGNYAQFYEVGRVEMLRSLGLTYSSMEASGIMMPVMEMKCKYLKPARYDEEISVKVIMDKMPGIRIHFRYELNNEQGELINTGETALVFVNMASGRPCLPGQDFLDAVKPFFDKLEK, encoded by the coding sequence ATGTTTACACACACTACCAAAATAAGGGTACGCTATGGCGAAACTGACCAGATGGGTTATATGTATTACGGCAACTACGCCCAGTTTTATGAGGTTGGCCGTGTGGAAATGCTGCGCAGTTTAGGCCTCACCTACAGCTCCATGGAAGCATCAGGCATTATGATGCCCGTTATGGAGATGAAATGTAAGTATTTAAAGCCAGCCCGTTATGACGAAGAGATAAGCGTAAAAGTGATAATGGATAAGATGCCCGGCATACGTATTCATTTCCGTTACGAACTTAACAATGAGCAAGGCGAGCTGATCAACACGGGAGAAACAGCCCTGGTGTTCGTTAATATGGCCAGCGGAAGACCATGCCTGCCGGGACAGGATTTCCTTGATGCAGTAAAGCCATTTTTCGATAAATTAGAAAAATGA
- a CDS encoding YihY/virulence factor BrkB family protein, translating to MKWLHRFLSKFRFYQWIIDWTKVAIIPGFRPLPLHTVAVFFFKEIQQESLVNKASSLAYSFMLAFFPAIIFLFTLIPYVPVHHFQDELIGLIATVLPHNAYLAFESTIKDIIKNQNGSLLSIGFVSAAYFATNGIYKLMQAFNKSSLIKETRPWLRRRWIALVLTFVISMSLFLAICILIAGQAVIVFIRTRLDTDGWFWSYVISFVRWLIVVVIFFFTLALLYRYGPAHKRRRWKLVSPGAILATTLAVLTSMGFSYYINNFGAYNKVYGSIGTLIVVMIWLYLNSLIILIGFELNASIDLSKQNVKIAKPRFNTFKSAAQKIEQHK from the coding sequence ATGAAATGGCTGCACCGTTTTCTAAGCAAGTTTAGATTTTACCAGTGGATCATAGACTGGACTAAGGTTGCCATTATTCCGGGCTTTAGGCCGTTACCGCTGCATACTGTCGCGGTTTTCTTTTTTAAAGAGATCCAACAAGAATCGCTGGTAAATAAGGCGTCTTCATTGGCCTACAGTTTTATGCTTGCCTTCTTTCCTGCCATCATTTTCCTTTTCACGCTTATCCCGTATGTTCCCGTACACCATTTTCAGGACGAGCTTATCGGACTGATCGCAACAGTGTTGCCGCATAATGCATACCTCGCATTCGAGAGCACTATTAAAGACATCATTAAAAACCAAAACGGTTCTTTGCTATCAATTGGCTTCGTTTCGGCGGCTTATTTTGCTACAAATGGCATTTATAAATTAATGCAGGCCTTTAATAAATCATCGCTTATTAAAGAAACCAGGCCGTGGCTAAGGCGCAGGTGGATTGCTTTGGTACTCACATTTGTGATCAGTATGTCGCTGTTCCTAGCCATTTGTATTTTAATTGCCGGGCAGGCGGTTATTGTTTTCATCCGCACCAGACTGGATACTGATGGCTGGTTTTGGAGTTATGTAATTTCATTTGTACGATGGCTTATTGTAGTGGTGATCTTCTTCTTTACCCTGGCATTGCTATACCGTTATGGCCCTGCACACAAGCGCCGCCGCTGGAAGTTAGTAAGTCCGGGCGCTATTCTGGCTACTACCCTTGCAGTGCTTACTTCTATGGGATTTAGTTATTACATCAACAATTTTGGTGCTTATAACAAAGTTTATGGCTCTATCGGCACCCTTATCGTGGTAATGATATGGCTGTATTTAAATTCGCTGATCATTTTGATTGGCTTTGAATTGAACGCCAGCATTGACCTTTCCAAGCAGAATGTGAAGATCGCGAAGCCTAGGTTTAACACCTTTAAATCGGCGGCGCAAAAAATAGAGCAGCATAAATAG
- a CDS encoding rhodanese-like domain-containing protein, translating to MNNPSINAQEFSQRLNNNESLNILDVREAIEYHTYNIGGQNISVSRLQEDLQTVNFDMEDEVIVICKVGKRSETAQSILIQNGYQNVRNLTGGLLALQKLNSNK from the coding sequence ATGAACAACCCCAGCATTAATGCGCAGGAATTTTCGCAACGGCTTAACAATAACGAATCACTCAATATTTTAGACGTGCGCGAAGCTATAGAGTATCACACCTATAATATCGGCGGACAAAATATATCCGTAAGCCGTTTACAAGAGGACTTACAAACTGTAAACTTTGATATGGAGGACGAGGTTATTGTGATTTGCAAAGTGGGTAAACGCAGCGAAACGGCGCAATCAATTCTCATTCAAAACGGTTATCAGAACGTCAGGAACCTTACTGGTGGTTTACTGGCACTACAAAAACTAAATTCTAACAAATAA